In Blautia sp. SC05B48, a single genomic region encodes these proteins:
- a CDS encoding cache domain-containing sensor histidine kinase: MLKSIRAKILLAILTVTMFTACSLTGVFYFRAAGMIEENYSGILYGRMQQTIKDLDESLKEIYYVNTRTAWDTDIRNNAKEYSCTGNENSLENMAGLLREHSREYKDINSLYFVFPDKKMAVTSEEFPVNKQGISGEHIEELEKIQELDSFPVLVESPIHEGGSFLSVIQKVEDDNGEILGYVVADIRERAIYYEYLEAVNDEKITRIVLVDRNDEIVTSGDYSDIGKTFPEITDQNAPKMEGYAEKNGVISFFSRGSFSDCGLYLEVPKKEVLSGLSRMRLFLIGIFGAVFVAAVLLALWLSRVVCGPLRSMTGTVEKVGEGDLSLRTEVTTADEIGTLGKEFNHMLDYIEALIAQVIEEEQQKKDAELEALQYQITPHFMYNTLNSIKFAAFLKGEKELAGLIGDFVELLQASINKKGSFLSVADEIHILKNYIHLQDFRYQGSFRVKYEISEEAYRCYIPRLILQPLVENALLHGIDIKRQTGKIWISGNVSEGKLILIVKDNGRGMTKEQIRDLFNSHAKKTNGLSAVGIPNVKERLELYYGTQGGMEYVSSGNGTEVTVFLPAIYDMPEEGRKN; this comes from the coding sequence ATGTTAAAAAGTATCCGGGCAAAGATATTACTGGCGATCCTGACAGTAACCATGTTTACTGCCTGTTCTCTTACGGGGGTATTTTATTTTCGGGCAGCAGGGATGATCGAAGAAAATTATTCAGGTATCCTGTATGGACGGATGCAGCAAACTATAAAAGATCTGGACGAATCCCTGAAAGAGATTTATTATGTGAATACGAGAACTGCCTGGGATACAGATATACGGAATAATGCGAAGGAATACAGCTGTACAGGAAATGAAAACAGCCTGGAAAATATGGCTGGGCTTCTCCGGGAACACAGTCGGGAATATAAAGATATCAACTCCCTTTACTTTGTCTTTCCAGACAAAAAAATGGCTGTGACTTCTGAGGAATTTCCGGTAAACAAGCAGGGGATTTCAGGAGAACATATCGAGGAATTGGAAAAAATACAGGAACTGGATTCCTTTCCGGTTCTTGTGGAATCTCCGATCCATGAAGGCGGCAGCTTTCTTTCTGTGATCCAGAAGGTAGAGGATGATAACGGAGAGATTCTGGGGTATGTTGTCGCAGATATCAGGGAACGGGCAATTTATTACGAATATCTGGAAGCTGTCAATGATGAAAAGATCACCAGAATAGTTCTGGTAGACAGAAATGATGAAATCGTGACATCCGGAGACTACAGTGACATTGGAAAAACATTTCCGGAGATTACAGACCAGAATGCTCCCAAAATGGAAGGCTATGCAGAAAAAAACGGTGTGATCTCTTTTTTCAGCAGAGGTAGCTTTTCAGACTGCGGCTTATATCTGGAGGTACCGAAAAAAGAAGTTTTAAGCGGACTTTCCCGGATGCGGCTCTTTCTGATCGGAATATTTGGTGCAGTTTTTGTGGCAGCTGTGCTGCTGGCACTGTGGCTCTCCAGAGTAGTCTGCGGACCGCTCAGATCCATGACTGGCACGGTTGAGAAGGTTGGTGAGGGAGATCTGAGCCTCCGTACAGAAGTGACTACTGCTGATGAGATCGGAACCCTCGGAAAAGAATTCAACCACATGCTGGATTATATCGAAGCTCTGATCGCCCAGGTGATCGAAGAGGAACAGCAGAAAAAAGATGCAGAGCTGGAAGCACTGCAGTATCAGATCACACCGCATTTTATGTATAATACATTGAACTCCATCAAATTTGCGGCATTTCTGAAAGGGGAAAAAGAGCTGGCGGGGCTTATTGGAGATTTCGTGGAGCTTCTGCAGGCCAGTATCAACAAAAAGGGAAGCTTCCTTTCTGTTGCCGATGAGATCCATATACTGAAAAATTATATCCATCTGCAGGATTTTCGCTATCAGGGAAGCTTTCGGGTGAAATATGAGATCTCTGAGGAAGCATACCGGTGCTATATTCCAAGACTGATCCTTCAGCCGCTTGTGGAGAATGCTCTTCTTCACGGGATCGACATCAAACGGCAAACAGGAAAAATCTGGATCAGCGGAAACGTAAGTGAAGGAAAGCTGATCCTCATAGTAAAGGATAACGGCAGAGGAATGACAAAAGAGCAGATCCGAGATCTTTTTAACAGTCATGCAAAAAAAACAAACGGACTTTCCGCAGTGGGGATTCCAAATGTAAAAGAACGCCTGGAGCTTTATTACGGGACACAGGGAGGAATGGAATACGTAAGCAGTGGAAACGGTACAGAGGTCACGGTATTTCTGCCTGCGATCTATGATATGCCTGAAGAAGGGAGAAAAAATTAA
- a CDS encoding helix-turn-helix domain-containing protein, with protein sequence MTDLTMPVMDGIELIRKIREENRDIYIIVLSCHDDFEYVKEAMRLGADEYVLKNSLDEDSLYDTLEKSARLIEKRREKSQEQARTRKLIHLGSHALKYYFFNGLISGMLKNQVREEKRVEAGIAGKYFNSAVICMFMENWAERERQWTPLEVEQYSHHFRHRLLERTEELLGTESEFTEVVYLGAGIFCCFLDLSGDCRTSAMQQRLTEAAAICYRHCQEDLCDFGISVSSVCMGEDGIRQAYQQAREMMKLHFYEKKEILYFEGRKKADSVLPESAEKLEGQISRLKAGKDRKKAEELWTQVLADCQDRYTDGRILVQWLKKLNQTAGIEKESIWYGDIESFEKFREKGSACISQLFVGEEDAVPEGISAAVKKALEFIREHYEAPISLQDAADAAEVNPAYLSYLFKQEMKIGFSNYVQELRIDYAKKLLSETNCKVKDVALRSGFGDYHYFSKIFKKFTGLSPAEYRKESGLS encoded by the coding sequence GTGACGGATCTTACCATGCCTGTGATGGATGGAATTGAGCTGATCAGAAAAATCCGTGAGGAAAACAGGGATATCTATATTATCGTGCTCAGCTGTCATGATGATTTTGAATATGTAAAAGAGGCCATGCGTCTTGGGGCGGATGAATATGTATTAAAGAACAGTCTGGACGAGGATAGTCTTTATGATACTCTGGAAAAATCAGCCCGGCTGATCGAGAAGCGCAGAGAAAAAAGTCAGGAACAGGCACGGACGAGAAAGCTGATCCATCTGGGAAGTCACGCTCTGAAGTATTATTTTTTTAACGGACTGATCTCGGGAATGCTGAAAAATCAGGTACGTGAGGAAAAGCGTGTGGAAGCCGGAATCGCCGGGAAATATTTTAACAGTGCTGTGATCTGTATGTTTATGGAGAACTGGGCAGAGAGGGAAAGACAATGGACGCCGCTGGAAGTGGAACAGTATTCCCATCATTTCCGTCACAGACTGCTGGAACGTACGGAGGAGCTTCTTGGGACAGAAAGTGAATTTACGGAAGTGGTCTATCTTGGCGCAGGGATTTTTTGCTGTTTTCTTGATCTTTCCGGAGACTGCAGGACATCGGCTATGCAGCAGAGACTGACTGAGGCAGCAGCGATCTGCTATCGGCACTGTCAGGAGGATCTTTGTGATTTTGGTATCAGTGTCAGCAGTGTCTGCATGGGAGAGGATGGGATCCGCCAGGCTTATCAGCAGGCCAGAGAAATGATGAAGCTGCATTTTTATGAGAAAAAAGAGATCCTTTATTTTGAAGGACGGAAGAAAGCGGACAGTGTTTTACCGGAAAGTGCTGAGAAGCTGGAAGGGCAGATTTCCAGGTTGAAGGCAGGGAAAGACCGAAAGAAAGCGGAGGAGCTTTGGACACAGGTTCTCGCTGACTGTCAGGATCGCTATACCGACGGAAGAATTTTGGTACAGTGGCTTAAGAAATTGAATCAGACAGCCGGAATTGAGAAAGAGTCCATCTGGTATGGAGATATCGAAAGCTTTGAGAAATTCAGGGAAAAGGGCAGTGCCTGTATTTCACAGCTTTTTGTAGGGGAAGAGGATGCTGTTCCGGAGGGAATCTCTGCTGCTGTGAAAAAAGCTCTGGAGTTTATCCGGGAACATTATGAAGCGCCGATCAGCCTTCAGGATGCAGCAGATGCGGCGGAGGTGAATCCTGCTTATCTCAGTTATCTTTTCAAACAGGAGATGAAGATCGGTTTTTCCAATTATGTGCAGGAGCTTCGGATCGACTATGCAAAGAAGCTTCTTTCAGAGACGAACTGTAAAGTTAAGGATGTGGCGTTGCGTTCCGGTTTTGGAGATTATCATTATTTTTCCAAGATATTTAAGAAGTTTACGGGCTTAAGTCCTGCGGAATACAGAAAAGAATCCGGATTATCATAG
- a CDS encoding LacI family DNA-binding transcriptional regulator — protein MGVTIRQIAEAAGVSRGTVDRALNNRGRIRPEVAERIRAIADEMGYKPNQLGRALSMSRNNIKIGVILQGAETPFMKEVLKGIQEACAEVDNLGGTVLVHKIEHQNAEDVILAMEKMRMEEVSGIAMVPLDEERVKREIDRFVEEFRIPVVTFTSDVEDTKRLCFVGQNGVQCGRAAAGLMGELTGGKGKVAVISGYSTNTSLSSRVVGFREEIARKYPGIEIIGPEYCFEENGRAREITEGIFKDVPDLDGIYLTSHGEEGVCEAIAGAGKAGQVKMVANDFMGRNYELMREGFIHFLIGQDARIQGYEPVMILFRLLFNGEAPERAKIFTEIYIRNEYTIPEGRH, from the coding sequence ATGGGAGTTACTATAAGGCAGATCGCGGAAGCTGCCGGTGTTTCCAGAGGTACTGTTGACAGAGCGTTAAATAACAGGGGCAGGATCCGTCCGGAGGTTGCTGAGAGGATCCGTGCCATCGCTGATGAGATGGGGTATAAGCCGAATCAACTGGGCCGTGCTCTATCCATGAGCAGAAATAATATTAAGATCGGCGTGATCCTGCAGGGTGCGGAAACACCTTTTATGAAAGAAGTTCTGAAGGGAATCCAGGAGGCGTGCGCTGAGGTGGATAATCTTGGTGGTACAGTCCTGGTCCATAAGATCGAGCATCAGAATGCGGAGGATGTTATTCTCGCCATGGAGAAGATGCGGATGGAAGAGGTTAGTGGTATTGCCATGGTTCCTTTGGATGAGGAACGTGTGAAAAGGGAAATTGATCGGTTTGTGGAGGAATTTCGGATCCCGGTGGTGACGTTTACTTCGGATGTGGAGGATACGAAACGGCTTTGCTTTGTAGGGCAGAACGGTGTGCAGTGTGGCCGTGCGGCTGCGGGGCTTATGGGGGAGCTGACCGGTGGAAAAGGAAAGGTTGCTGTGATTTCCGGCTATAGTACCAATACTTCTCTGAGTAGCAGGGTGGTTGGATTCCGTGAGGAAATTGCGCGGAAGTATCCTGGGATTGAGATCATTGGGCCGGAGTATTGCTTTGAGGAGAATGGCAGGGCCAGGGAAATTACGGAAGGGATATTTAAGGATGTTCCGGATCTTGACGGGATATATCTTACTTCTCATGGGGAGGAGGGGGTGTGTGAGGCAATTGCCGGAGCGGGGAAAGCTGGTCAGGTGAAGATGGTTGCCAATGATTTTATGGGGCGGAATTATGAGCTGATGAGGGAAGGATTTATTCATTTCCTGATCGGGCAGGATGCCAGGATACAGGGGTATGAGCCGGTGATGATTTTGTTCCGGCTGCTGTTTAATGGGGAAGCGCCGGAGAGGGCGAAGATTTTTACGGAAATATATATAAGGAATGAGTATACGATTCCGGAGGGGAGACACTGA
- the iolG gene encoding inositol 2-dehydrogenase has product MIKVGIIGAGRIGRVHITSITTRVPDAVIKTVADPFLNDETAAWAKSMGVEHTTKDYKEIINDPEISAVLICSSTDTHSPISVEAIKAGKHVFCEKPIDHDIAKIKEVIDALEGTNLKYQVGFNRRFDHNFESLQQAVAAGKVGKPEIIKITSRDPEPPSIDYVKVSGGMFLDMTIHDFDMVRYLAGCDATEVYVQSANLVDPAIGEAGDVDTAVITLQMENGAIAVIDNCRRASYGYDQRAEVFGSDGMAAISNDSQSSTVISNAEGVTGEKPMFFFLERYMDAYGKEVAAFIDAIVNDKETPLNVYDGLKPVLMGLAAKKSSEEHRPVKISEIME; this is encoded by the coding sequence ATGATTAAAGTTGGTATTATCGGAGCAGGTAGAATTGGTAGAGTTCATATTACCAGTATCACAACAAGGGTGCCGGATGCGGTGATCAAGACGGTTGCAGATCCTTTCTTAAATGATGAGACTGCTGCATGGGCTAAGAGCATGGGTGTTGAGCACACGACTAAGGATTATAAGGAAATCATCAATGATCCTGAGATTTCCGCAGTTCTGATCTGTTCTTCTACAGATACTCATTCTCCGATTTCTGTAGAGGCTATCAAGGCTGGCAAGCATGTTTTCTGTGAGAAACCGATCGATCATGACATTGCCAAGATCAAAGAGGTTATCGATGCTCTTGAGGGCACAAATCTGAAATATCAGGTTGGTTTTAACAGAAGATTCGACCATAACTTTGAGTCTCTTCAGCAGGCTGTTGCAGCTGGTAAGGTTGGTAAACCGGAGATCATCAAGATCACTTCCCGCGATCCTGAGCCGCCTAGCATTGATTATGTTAAGGTTTCCGGTGGCATGTTCCTGGATATGACAATTCATGATTTCGATATGGTTCGTTATCTTGCAGGCTGCGATGCTACAGAGGTTTATGTTCAGAGCGCAAATCTGGTTGATCCGGCTATTGGTGAGGCTGGGGATGTTGATACAGCTGTTATCACTCTTCAGATGGAGAATGGTGCTATTGCTGTTATCGATAACTGCAGAAGAGCTTCCTATGGCTATGATCAGAGAGCTGAGGTTTTCGGTTCTGATGGTATGGCTGCTATTTCCAATGACAGCCAGTCTTCCACAGTGATCAGCAATGCTGAGGGTGTTACAGGCGAGAAGCCGATGTTCTTCTTCCTTGAGAGATACATGGACGCTTATGGTAAAGAGGTTGCAGCATTTATTGATGCGATCGTTAATGACAAAGAAACACCTCTTAATGTTTATGATGGTCTGAAGCCGGTATTAATGGGTCTTGCAGCTAAGAAATCCAGCGAGGAGCACAGACCGGTTAAGATTTCTGAGATTATGGAATAA
- the iolE gene encoding myo-inosose-2 dehydratase produces MFDKNKVKLGIAPIAWTNDDMPDLGKENTFEQCVSEMALAGFTGSEVGNKYPKDPEVLKKALELRGVEICNQWFSSFLITKPFEEVEKEFRAQLAFLKAMGAKVIGASEQSHSVQGQMDTPIFGHKYEMNDEEWDTFCTGMNKLGKIAKEEYDIALTFHHHMGTVVQSLAEVDRMMENTDPEYVSLLFDTGHFTYCGEDPLEVVKKYVHRIRHVHLKDIRPEVVEQVKKENMSFLAGVRAGAFTIPGDGCINYDPIFKVLEDAGYEGYMVVEAEQDPAKANPLEYAIRARKFIAEKTGL; encoded by the coding sequence ATGTTTGATAAGAATAAAGTAAAGCTTGGTATTGCACCAATTGCATGGACAAATGATGATATGCCGGATCTTGGCAAAGAGAATACTTTTGAGCAGTGCGTCAGTGAGATGGCTCTTGCCGGTTTCACAGGCTCCGAGGTGGGTAACAAGTATCCGAAGGATCCTGAGGTTCTTAAGAAGGCTCTTGAGCTTCGTGGTGTTGAGATCTGTAACCAGTGGTTCTCAAGCTTCCTGATCACCAAACCGTTTGAGGAGGTTGAGAAGGAGTTCCGTGCACAGCTTGCTTTCCTGAAAGCTATGGGTGCGAAAGTGATCGGCGCATCTGAGCAGAGCCACAGTGTTCAGGGCCAGATGGATACTCCGATTTTCGGACATAAATATGAGATGAATGACGAAGAGTGGGATACCTTCTGCACAGGTATGAACAAGCTTGGTAAGATCGCAAAAGAGGAGTATGATATTGCTCTTACTTTCCATCATCATATGGGTACTGTTGTACAGAGCCTTGCTGAGGTTGACCGTATGATGGAGAATACAGATCCTGAATATGTAAGTCTTCTTTTTGATACCGGTCACTTTACATACTGTGGAGAGGATCCTCTTGAGGTTGTAAAGAAATATGTTCACAGGATCAGACATGTTCATCTGAAGGATATCCGTCCGGAAGTTGTTGAGCAGGTTAAGAAAGAAAACATGAGCTTCCTTGCAGGCGTAAGAGCCGGTGCCTTCACGATTCCGGGAGATGGATGCATCAACTATGATCCAATCTTCAAGGTTCTCGAGGATGCAGGCTACGAGGGATATATGGTTGTTGAGGCTGAGCAGGATCCGGCTAAGGCTAATCCGCTTGAGTATGCGATCCGTGCAAGAAAATTCATTGCTGAGAAGACAGGCTTATAA